The segment TTTGTGAATGCTATATTTAGATTGTCATAGTATTTTTATAATTTGGAAAAATCTATTTTCTTAATTATAAGGAGTGATACAGTTAGATAAAGGATGACAAGTGCCTATGGAAAAGAAAACGTTAAAGCAAAGAATTGTAGACGCTTCAGTTGAGCTGTTTCAGCAGGATGGCTATCACAATGTAACGGTTGATCGTATTGTGGAGCATATTGGAGCATCAAAGGGTGGATTTTATCATAATTTTAAGTCGAAAGATGAGCTGTTATATGAAATTCATGATGTCTTTATTTCATATGTTATTTTGCAATCACAGAATGCATATGACAAGTACGATACACCAATTACACGTTTGTGTGCCATGCTGCAGACATTGACTCAAGTATTTGATATGTATCAAGCACATATTACGATTTTTTATGAGGAAAGTCGTTTTTTATCTGAGGATTATAGTGACATCATTCATAAGAAACGGGATGAATATCGTGATATTTTACAAAAAGTGATTGCAGAGGGCCAAGAAGCAAAGGTTTTTCGTACGGAGCTGCCTTGTACAATTGTTACGATGGCAATTGTTGGGATGATTAACTGGACGTATAAATGGTTTAAGCAATCAGGACCATTAACAATGGAGCAAATAACAGAGGTTTTTACGGATATGGTATTACGTGCGATTGTAACGGAACAAGCAATCGAGGAAGCAAGGCAATTTATGATAAAGGGGTAGCCAGTAGGAAACACTGGTTTTATTATTTATTTCAACAAACCGACTGGTCGGTATTGTCTAAAGCAATAATCAATGCTACGAAATCTACTATGGCAAATTTAACATTCACTAGGGGGACTGGGCATGAATTTTGAATTAACAAAAGAGCAAGCGATGA is part of the Lysinibacillus sp. FSL K6-0232 genome and harbors:
- a CDS encoding TetR/AcrR family transcriptional regulator, whose protein sequence is MEKKTLKQRIVDASVELFQQDGYHNVTVDRIVEHIGASKGGFYHNFKSKDELLYEIHDVFISYVILQSQNAYDKYDTPITRLCAMLQTLTQVFDMYQAHITIFYEESRFLSEDYSDIIHKKRDEYRDILQKVIAEGQEAKVFRTELPCTIVTMAIVGMINWTYKWFKQSGPLTMEQITEVFTDMVLRAIVTEQAIEEARQFMIKG